One Paenibacillus sp. FSL H7-0737 DNA segment encodes these proteins:
- a CDS encoding RNA polymerase sigma factor translates to MDEVRMVDFAQMDEEAFFSRLYVEHRKMYAIAYSYLRTEADTLEVIQEASCRAWMKRKKLKDEQSFTPWLIRITINCCMDELRRKKRVIVAEKLVEEAAQEMKSNDRIDLERAMNRIKPKYRHVVTLKYYHDMTTVEIAKVLKRPEGTIKTWLREGLKQLRSYL, encoded by the coding sequence ATGGATGAAGTCAGAATGGTAGATTTTGCGCAAATGGATGAAGAAGCTTTTTTTAGTCGATTGTATGTGGAGCATCGAAAAATGTACGCTATTGCCTACAGTTATTTACGAACAGAGGCAGACACGCTGGAGGTGATCCAAGAAGCGTCATGCAGGGCATGGATGAAACGTAAAAAATTAAAGGATGAACAGTCCTTCACACCTTGGCTGATCCGAATAACGATCAATTGTTGCATGGATGAGCTACGGCGCAAAAAGCGTGTGATTGTAGCGGAGAAGCTGGTGGAGGAAGCGGCACAGGAAATGAAGAGTAATGACCGAATTGACCTGGAGCGTGCGATGAATCGGATAAAACCTAAATACCGGCATGTCGTAACGCTGAAATACTACCATGACATGACCACTGTTGAAATTGCCAAAGTACTAAAAAGGCCAGAAGGTACGATTAAGACTTGGCTGCGCGAAGGACTCAAACAGCTTCGAAGTTATCTATAG
- a CDS encoding efflux RND transporter periplasmic adaptor subunit — MELGIKPTDRRRKRNIQVVFMVFMGLLLFFTLFSNTIQTLTLPKVRTEKPTKGNLLFTIEGSGILQPLAEVKLSSTSGLKVEQILVKEGQRVKKGQKLIIYESKTAEQELKDEITNLEKQKIDQQNRQDQYIQSALEEDEFKIRNARRDIEKGKLDILAQENKISGLKNRLTTEKQLFSPFDGLISKLNAVEGLAPMGEPDVIVSNSSRGYRLDIIMDSVHLSNLGISAGEKIEVEVDMNHGQEARTLNGSIEEVANSESRTDSPSSNESGKIQTIPQKNLRIKVVDPELKGGEQARIKIEKHSLQEGLLLSNEAIHEDREGLFVYKVDEQRGALGNVFVAQKVRIHSSEKNEKETMIQSDILYEEDSIILESNEPLEDGNRVRLQ, encoded by the coding sequence ATGGAGTTAGGTATAAAGCCGACTGATCGTAGACGTAAACGAAATATTCAAGTCGTCTTCATGGTTTTTATGGGATTATTGTTGTTTTTTACATTGTTCAGTAACACGATACAAACTTTGACCTTGCCGAAAGTTAGAACCGAAAAACCAACAAAGGGAAATCTTTTATTTACGATTGAAGGTAGTGGGATATTGCAGCCACTTGCTGAAGTTAAACTTTCGAGTACTTCCGGACTAAAGGTCGAACAAATTCTAGTGAAAGAAGGACAACGTGTAAAAAAGGGACAAAAGCTTATTATCTATGAGAGCAAAACGGCTGAGCAAGAATTGAAAGATGAAATAACAAATTTAGAAAAGCAGAAAATTGATCAACAGAATAGGCAAGATCAGTACATCCAATCCGCGCTGGAGGAGGATGAATTCAAAATCAGAAATGCAAGACGTGATATCGAAAAAGGTAAATTAGATATCTTAGCTCAGGAAAATAAGATTAGCGGGCTAAAAAATCGTCTAACAACTGAAAAACAACTATTTTCTCCTTTCGATGGTCTGATTTCAAAATTGAATGCCGTCGAAGGGTTAGCTCCAATGGGAGAACCGGATGTAATTGTATCCAACAGTAGTCGGGGTTACAGATTGGATATTATTATGGATTCCGTGCATTTGTCCAATTTAGGGATTTCTGCTGGAGAAAAGATAGAGGTTGAGGTTGATATGAATCATGGACAAGAAGCCCGGACCCTAAACGGCTCCATTGAAGAAGTTGCGAATTCAGAGTCACGTACTGATAGCCCCTCTAGTAATGAGTCCGGAAAGATTCAAACCATTCCTCAAAAGAATCTGAGAATAAAAGTCGTTGATCCAGAACTTAAAGGAGGTGAACAGGCTCGGATCAAAATCGAAAAACATTCACTCCAAGAAGGATTACTCCTTTCCAATGAAGCTATTCATGAGGATCGCGAAGGTTTGTTTGTCTATAAAGTTGACGAGCAGCGGGGGGCATTAGGCAATGTTTTTGTCGCTCAAAAAGTCCGTATTCACTCTAGTGAAAAGAACGAGAAAGAAACGATGATTCAATCGGATATTCTCTATGAGGAGGATTCAATTATTCTGGAAAGTAATGAACCTCTTGAAGACGGGAACCGAGTTCGACTGCAATAA
- a CDS encoding carbohydrate ABC transporter permease, producing MKKWLRKDVSAAIMFLAPSGIGFAMFYLIPFVMGVFYSFMDSTIEGHFVGFDNYRELLDSDSFRKAASNTFYFSVISVPLMLVLSLGLAMLLNKNTYFRNWLRTGYVLPLVVPVASIILIWQMLFDWNGSLNAWLNNFGIDRVDWMKTDAARNVIIVVYLWKNIGYNVILFLAGLQQIPKDYYETAQIEGAGRLRQFRSITLVYLTSSMFFVIIMSIINSFKVFRETYLIAGDYPHDSIYMLQHYMNNMFMSLDVQKLTAAATLMFGCILLIVLGLFAFERRHRQFME from the coding sequence ATGAAGAAATGGCTCCGAAAGGATGTCTCAGCGGCAATAATGTTCCTGGCACCAAGCGGTATCGGATTCGCGATGTTTTACCTTATACCGTTTGTTATGGGAGTATTCTATTCTTTTATGGACAGCACGATAGAGGGCCACTTTGTAGGGTTTGATAATTACCGAGAGCTGCTAGATAGCGATTCTTTCCGTAAAGCAGCATCTAATACATTTTATTTTAGCGTGATAAGTGTTCCACTAATGCTTGTGCTCTCGTTAGGATTAGCGATGTTATTGAATAAAAATACATATTTTCGGAATTGGCTGAGGACTGGATACGTGTTGCCGCTTGTCGTACCTGTCGCCTCCATCATTCTGATCTGGCAGATGCTCTTCGATTGGAATGGCTCGCTTAACGCCTGGCTGAACAACTTCGGTATCGATCGTGTGGATTGGATGAAGACGGATGCAGCTAGAAATGTAATCATTGTTGTTTATTTATGGAAGAACATCGGTTATAACGTGATTTTATTCTTGGCGGGATTGCAGCAAATTCCAAAGGATTATTATGAAACGGCTCAAATTGAAGGTGCTGGACGATTACGGCAGTTTCGCAGTATTACGCTTGTCTATCTAACCTCTTCGATGTTTTTTGTAATCATCATGTCGATTATTAATTCATTCAAAGTGTTTCGAGAAACGTATTTAATCGCTGGTGATTATCCGCACGACAGCATTTACATGCTGCAGCATTATATGAACAATATGTTCATGTCGCTCGATGTTCAGAAGCTGACTGCCGCGGCGACCTTGATGTTTGGTTGTATTTTATTGATTGTGTTGGGATTGTTTGCATTTGAACGGAGGCATAGACAATTCATGGAATAG
- a CDS encoding DUF4179 domain-containing protein encodes MTEKEERILRKNIDDMQQNVETIQEMKIYNAMKKGIVEGKKREKRRIYTTGMGVVAAAAVALLFTYSTIGLPNKGVAQPSVQSASTKNTDNFKAYRSFSRLEPALASALEQNLVVPVGQSAENKGYRIDVTGAVTDGRKVYVLYSVQNNTDEVVIHADFELKFEGIQESPLHKGASLSMLASESRIQPGQSMDFIYSTKLSPLVKYPKKVNYNIILTETSDKALLSSSNKYRTSLDVAFELDPDMLKAQERMLDTDGTLTVDGQKIKVNQVQYTPLSTYVDLEYNQNNDKQIFQLINPVLISKKGDTVEKLYYPDIINSDNSEVYSDNSKFTLVFKNSKGSQQPDSVTLKAFGISAVEKDQMKIVVDLNKYQLIEAPGTGLELVTPKQENNVEEGEILLIRNIENAQYLEGSTRLAETFTDAKGKVYNRAPSTSSFSSYTTSKDGSAVNEFGYNFGTDAKNYPQPLTITLERYINPIMDTQAVELYSINR; translated from the coding sequence ATGACAGAAAAAGAAGAACGTATTCTACGTAAGAACATCGATGATATGCAACAGAATGTCGAAACAATACAGGAGATGAAAATCTACAACGCTATGAAAAAGGGAATTGTGGAAGGGAAGAAGCGAGAAAAACGACGCATCTATACTACAGGTATGGGCGTGGTTGCAGCTGCAGCGGTTGCGTTACTGTTTACATACTCAACAATCGGATTACCGAATAAGGGAGTGGCACAACCTTCAGTACAATCGGCAAGCACTAAAAACACGGATAATTTCAAAGCTTATCGCTCGTTCTCAAGGTTAGAGCCTGCGCTAGCCAGTGCTCTTGAGCAGAATCTCGTTGTGCCGGTCGGTCAAAGTGCGGAAAACAAGGGTTACCGGATAGATGTGACAGGTGCCGTTACAGATGGACGGAAGGTTTATGTTTTATACAGTGTTCAGAACAATACGGACGAAGTAGTTATACACGCGGATTTTGAGCTTAAATTTGAAGGGATACAGGAGTCGCCTCTTCACAAAGGCGCATCATTAAGTATGCTCGCTAGTGAGAGCCGAATTCAACCTGGGCAGTCTATGGATTTTATATACTCCACTAAACTTTCACCATTGGTAAAATATCCAAAGAAAGTAAACTATAATATAATTCTTACCGAAACTTCAGATAAGGCTCTCCTATCCAGTAGTAATAAGTATCGGACTAGCCTAGATGTTGCTTTCGAGCTTGATCCTGACATGCTTAAAGCACAGGAACGAATGCTGGATACAGACGGAACACTGACAGTGGACGGGCAAAAGATTAAAGTGAATCAAGTGCAGTATACTCCGCTTAGCACCTATGTGGATCTGGAATATAATCAGAATAATGATAAACAGATTTTTCAATTAATTAATCCAGTACTGATTAGTAAAAAAGGGGACACAGTTGAGAAGTTGTATTACCCCGATATCATCAATTCTGACAATTCCGAAGTCTACTCGGACAACTCCAAGTTCACGTTAGTGTTCAAGAATAGTAAGGGCAGCCAGCAGCCGGATTCTGTGACGTTGAAAGCATTCGGAATTTCGGCAGTCGAAAAGGATCAAATGAAAATTGTCGTGGATCTTAACAAATATCAGCTTATTGAAGCGCCCGGAACTGGACTTGAGTTAGTCACGCCAAAGCAAGAGAATAACGTAGAGGAAGGAGAAATCCTCCTAATTCGTAATATTGAGAATGCTCAATATTTAGAAGGCTCTACTAGACTTGCTGAGACTTTTACTGACGCAAAAGGGAAGGTATATAATAGAGCACCTTCCACAAGTAGCTTCAGCAGCTATACGACTTCTAAGGATGGCTCAGCCGTGAACGAGTTTGGATATAATTTTGGCACGGATGCGAAGAACTATCCTCAGCCATTAACGATTACGTTAGAGAGATATATAAATCCAATTATGGATACGCAGGCTGTGGAGCTGTACTCGATTAACCGTTGA
- a CDS encoding carbohydrate ABC transporter permease, protein MAVIAVLLLFPIVITFTNSLMTEKEIEINYGPIGQMNEVIEGREDPFVNLKLLPDQVSLDQYTKVLLDNPKYLTMFWNSVFMVVPIIAGQTLVAALAAYAFSKLKFRGRDPLFLIYVLTMLMPFQVTLVPNYIMADRLGILNSSYAIILPGIFAAFGVFMLRQFMLDIPYAYIEASKMDGAGHFLIFYKIIIPMIKPGLAALVILLFVDYWNMVEQPLIFLDDPFKQPLSVFLSRINEGERGIAFAASILYMAPMVMLFLYAESYFIEGVQLSGIKG, encoded by the coding sequence ATGGCTGTTATTGCAGTCTTGTTATTATTCCCGATTGTGATCACATTCACAAATTCGCTTATGACAGAGAAAGAAATTGAGATCAATTATGGACCTATCGGGCAGATGAATGAGGTGATTGAAGGGAGAGAAGATCCTTTTGTAAATTTAAAATTGCTGCCGGATCAAGTGTCCTTGGACCAGTATACTAAGGTTCTCCTAGACAACCCTAAATATCTGACGATGTTCTGGAACTCAGTATTCATGGTTGTGCCCATCATTGCAGGACAAACATTAGTAGCAGCACTCGCTGCCTATGCATTCTCGAAGCTGAAATTCCGGGGACGAGATCCTTTGTTTCTTATTTATGTTCTAACGATGCTTATGCCTTTCCAAGTGACGCTAGTACCGAACTATATTATGGCGGATAGGCTAGGAATATTAAATAGTTCATATGCAATTATATTGCCTGGAATTTTCGCAGCTTTTGGTGTGTTTATGCTCAGACAGTTCATGCTAGATATACCGTATGCGTATATCGAAGCAAGCAAAATGGATGGTGCTGGACATTTTCTGATTTTCTACAAGATTATAATTCCGATGATTAAACCTGGTCTGGCAGCACTAGTCATATTATTGTTTGTGGATTATTGGAATATGGTGGAGCAGCCGCTTATTTTTCTTGATGATCCGTTTAAACAGCCATTGTCAGTCTTTTTATCGAGGATCAATGAAGGCGAGCGAGGCATTGCTTTTGCTGCATCCATACTTTATATGGCTCCGATGGTGATGCTGTTTCTGTATGCGGAATCGTATTTTATTGAAGGCGTTCAATTGTCTGGTATCAAAGGTTGA